The following proteins are encoded in a genomic region of Triticum dicoccoides isolate Atlit2015 ecotype Zavitan chromosome 1B, WEW_v2.0, whole genome shotgun sequence:
- the LOC119349178 gene encoding calcineurin B-like protein 4 yields MGCVSSSPRRSRRAPGYEEPAVLASQTSFTVNEVEALYELYKKLSYSIFKDGLIHKEEFQLALFRTSKGPSLFADRVFDLFDLKRNGVIEFGEFVRSLSIFHPKAPESDKTAFAFKLYDLRGTGYIEKEELREMVVALLDESDLCISDSAVEEIVDNTFSQADSNGDDRIDPKEWEEFVKKNPASLRNMSLPYLQDITTAFPSFVMHSEADDYSGISK; encoded by the exons ATGGGCTGCGTGTCGTCGTCGCCGAGGCGGTCCAGGCGCGCGCCGGGGTACGAGGAGCCCGCCGTCCTCGCCTCCCAGACCTCCT TCACGGTGAACGAGGTGGAGGCGCTGTACGAGCTCTACAAGAAGCTCAGCTACTCCATCTTCAAGGACGGCCTCATCCACAAG GAGGAGTTCCAGCTCGCCCTCTTCAGGACCAGCAAAGGGCCGAGCCTGTTCGCGGACAGGGTGTTCGACCTCTTCGATCTCAAGCGCAACGGCGTCATCGAGTTCGGCGAGTTCGTGCGCTCGCTCAGCATCTTCCACCCCAAAGCGCCTGAATCGGACAAGACCGCGT ttgcattCAAGTTGTATGATTTGAGGGGGACAGGCTACATCGAGAAAGAAGAG CTCCGGGAGATGGTGGTAGCACTGCTCGACGAGTCCGACCTGTGCATCTCCGATAGCGCAGTCGAGGAGATCGTTGACAAT ACGTTCAGTCAAGCAGACTCGAATGGCGATGACAGGATAGAccccaaggagtgggaggagttcgTCAAGAAGAACCCAGCATCGCTGAGGAACATGTCACTGCCCTATCTCCA GGACATTACAACGGCGTTTCCGAGCTTTGTGATGCATTCGGAAGCCGACGATTACAGCGGAATCAGCAAATAA